The stretch of DNA CTCGTGCATGTCGTAGGGCTGGTTCGCCGAGTCCGGGATCAGGGTGTCGAGTTCGAGGTCCTCGGCGGTGAGGGAGTCCTCGATGGACCCGGTGATCGGGTCGGTGGGCAGCATCCGGGGGGCGGCGGCCTGGTTGTTCGACGGGAGGTAGGACAGCAGGTCCTTGACGTAGTCGAGGGCGTCTTGTTCGCCGGAGGCGACGTAGTGGGCGACGCCGGACTTGACCATGTGGGTGTGGGCGCCGCCGAGGTCTTCCATGGTGACGTCTTCGCCGGTGACGGTCTTGATCACGTCGGGGCCGGTGACGAACATCTGGGAGGTCTGGTCGACCATGACGACGAAGTCGGTCAGGGCGGGGGAGTAGACGTGGCCGCCGGCGGCGGGGCCCATGATCAGGGAGATCTGCGGGATGACGCCGGAGGCCTGGACGTTGCGGTGGAAGATTTCACCGTACAACCCGAGGGAGACGACGCCTTCCTGGATGCGGGCGCCGGCGCCTTCGTTGATGCCGATCAACGGGCGGCCGGTCTTGATAGCGAGGTCCATGACCTTGACGATTTTTTCGCCGTAGATTTCACCGAGGGAGCCGCCGAAGACGGTGGCGTCCTGGGAGAACACGCACACGTCGCGGCCGTCGACGGTGCCGTAGCCGGTGACGACGCCGTCGCCGACGGGGCGGTTGTCGGCGAGGCCGAAGTTCACGCTGCGGTGTCGGGCGAGGGCGTCGAGTTCGACGAACGAGCCCTCGTCCAACAATGCGGTGATGCGTTCGCGGGCGGTGAGCTTGCCCTTGGCGTGGACCTTCTCCACCGCGGCTTCACCGCTCGGGTGCTGCGCCTCGGCCTGACGATTACGCAGGTCGGCGAGCTTTCCCGCCGTCGTGTGAATATCGGGCGTACTCGCCGACTCCGCCGCGCCCGGCTCCTGAACAGTGGTCATGACAGGTCAGCTTAACGAGAGCGGGCGACCTTCCGGCAACGGAGGTGGTCAGGCGGCACGTTGTCCCGACCCGGCTACTGACCAGTACCTTTTCCGGCTCGTCCTAGGCTGTGGTGATGTGGACCGACCTGAACCGACCCCCTCTCAATGCCGACAATCTGCGGGCGGCGCTCGTCCGCGGCGACGACGACAGCGACACGCGCAAGTTCTGGTCGCGGCTCGACGTGGTGCAGGAGACCGGGTCCACCAACGCGGACCTTCTCTCGCGCGCCGCGACGTCGGACTGCGACCGGCACGTGCTGCTCGCCGAATTCCAGGGCAGCGGCCGGGGCCGCCACTCCCGCGCCTGGGTGAGTCCGCCCCAGGCGCAGATCGCCGTCTCGGCGTTGCTGACGATGCCGGGGATGAGCGTCCACGACATGGGGTGGCTGCCGCTGCTGACCGGCGTGGCCGTCGTCGACGCGCTGCGTGCCACCGCCAAGGTGCCGGCGGAACTGAAGTGGCCCAACGATGTACTGATCGACGGACGCAAGGTCGCCGGGATCCTCGCCGAGGTGTCCGCCACCACACCGGATCCCGCGGTCGTCGTGGGGATCGGACTCAACGTGAGCCTCACGAGAGACGAGCTGCCCGTCGAGCACGCGACGTCGCTCGTCCTCGAGGGCGCCGAGGTCAGCGACCGCGACACCCTGGTGCGGGCGGTGCTGCGGGCCATCGCCGATCGCTGGCGGCAGTGGCACGACGCGAACTGGGACGTCACCGAACTCGCCGGGGCCTACCGGGAGCGCTGCGGCACGCTCGGCCAGCGGGTGCGCGCCGAACTGCCCGGCGGGCGTGAACTGATCGGCATCGCAACGGACGTCGACGCCGAGGGCCGGGTGGTGATCGCCCCCGACGGGCAGCCCGACACGGTCGCCGTCGCCGCAGGTGACATCACACATTTACGCCCGGTCAGCACCGAGTAGTGCGACACTGTGGTACATGAGTACCTCAATTCCGGAGTCCTCCGTCACCGCAGCCCGGCGCACGTTGACCGGTCTCACGGTGGTGCTCGGTCTGCTCACCCTGGGC from Rhodococcus opacus B4 encodes:
- a CDS encoding biotin--[acetyl-CoA-carboxylase] ligase, with the protein product MWTDLNRPPLNADNLRAALVRGDDDSDTRKFWSRLDVVQETGSTNADLLSRAATSDCDRHVLLAEFQGSGRGRHSRAWVSPPQAQIAVSALLTMPGMSVHDMGWLPLLTGVAVVDALRATAKVPAELKWPNDVLIDGRKVAGILAEVSATTPDPAVVVGIGLNVSLTRDELPVEHATSLVLEGAEVSDRDTLVRAVLRAIADRWRQWHDANWDVTELAGAYRERCGTLGQRVRAELPGGRELIGIATDVDAEGRVVIAPDGQPDTVAVAAGDITHLRPVSTE
- a CDS encoding acyl-CoA carboxylase subunit beta; this translates as MTTVQEPGAAESASTPDIHTTAGKLADLRNRQAEAQHPSGEAAVEKVHAKGKLTARERITALLDEGSFVELDALARHRSVNFGLADNRPVGDGVVTGYGTVDGRDVCVFSQDATVFGGSLGEIYGEKIVKVMDLAIKTGRPLIGINEGAGARIQEGVVSLGLYGEIFHRNVQASGVIPQISLIMGPAAGGHVYSPALTDFVVMVDQTSQMFVTGPDVIKTVTGEDVTMEDLGGAHTHMVKSGVAHYVASGEQDALDYVKDLLSYLPSNNQAAAPRMLPTDPITGSIEDSLTAEDLELDTLIPDSANQPYDMHEVIRRILDDDEFLEVQAERAGNIVVGFGRVDGRSVGIVANQPTVFAGCLDIDASEKAARFVRTCDAFNVPIITLVDVPGFLPGTDQEYNGIIRRGAKLLYAYGEATVGKITVITRKAYGGAYDVMGSKHMGADVNLAWPTAQIAVMGASGAVGFVYRKRLLEAARNGDDVDALRLQLQQEYEDTLVNPYVAAERGYVDAVIPPSHTRGQIVAALRLLERKMVTLPPKKHGNIPL